DNA sequence from the Elusimicrobiota bacterium genome:
CACATCAACAACAGTAAGGCTTATCCCATCCACCGCGATACTGCCTTTAGGGACAAGATACTTCCCAAAAGTGTCCGGACATATAAATTCGTACTTAACCCCGGATGGCAGGGAGGATACTTTAACAATCTGTGCGGTAGTTTCGATATGCCCGGTAACTATATGCCCGCCCATACGGTCCGTAGGCAATAACGCGCGTTCGGTATTCACCGTATCACCAGGCGCCAATCCACCGAGGTTACTGCTGGAAAGCGTTTCTGTAGAAATATCAAATTCCAAATGTGTATCGTTTACGCCTTTAACTTCCTGCCCCGTAACCGTGAGGCACACACCATTAACTGTAACACTTTCCCCGGGCTTAACATCCTGATACCCACAGGTAACTGTCAGTTTATTAAGACTAATACCTACTACGATACCTGGTTTTACAATACCTGTAAACATAAATAGTAATTACCTTTCAAAACCTTGATTTAATAAGAATATCCTGCCCAATACGTTCAATAGAGGTAAACTTAACAATAGGCGCGTATTGTATTTTAGACACCCCAACGCCTTCCACCGGCGTTTTAGCATTACGCCCGCCAACAATCTTTGGCGCTATGAATGTCCACATTTCGTCAACCACATTATCTTCTAAAGCAGCAGCGTTTGTCTCGCCTCCACCCTCAATTAATAATGTATTTACATTAATTTCAAACAGTTTCTTAACAATATCCTTGAAGTTTATCCTGTTTTTATTTGATTTACAAGGCTTTACAGGTATTATGGCAACACCTTCACGTCGAGATAGCCTTATAGCATTATTCAAGTTAGGATTACCTGTGCTTTTAGTGATAATAACCGTTTTTGCTTCATGGTTAAAAATATTCAGTGTGTTATAGTGTTTAACACACTTTAGATGCGGATCCACAATTACGCGGACAGGGTTTTCGCCTATACTATGAGCAGTTATCCACGGGTTGTCCACAAGTACTGTATTAATCCCCACAAGCACAGCATCAACCCGGGAACGCAGCTTATGAACGATGTCCCGGGATTGATCCGATGTTATCCACTTAGAGTTGTTTGTGAAGGTTGCAATCTTACCATCCAAACTCATTGCTGTTTTTAGGTAAACAAACGGCAATTTTTTAGTTATATTTTTTATGTATATTTTGTTTAATTCCCAAGCATTTTCACGCATCACGCCAACAACGCACTCAACCCCGGCTTTACGTAACACACTAAAACCTTTACAATTTACTTTAACATTAGGATCAGGCATTGCAGCCACTACTTTTTTAATCCCGGCACCTATAATTTGTGGTACACACGGAGGCGTACGTTTATCCGTATGACAGCAAGGTTCAAGGTTGACATACAAATCAGCGCCTCTGGCATCAGTACCTGCTTGTTTTAATGCATAAACCTCAGCATGCGGCCCTCCGCAATACCGGTGATACCCTTTTCCCACAATTTTACCGTTTTTTACTACCAAAGCAGCAACCTTGGGATTAGGCGCGACATTACCCCCGCTTTTTTCCGCTAAATCTATACATAAGGACATAAACTTTTCGTTTGTGTTCATACCAAATAAAAAACCCCTAGTGTTTCATACTTTATGATACCACCAGGGTTTACATTAATAAACCGAACTTGTTCTTACACCCTATCTTCTTTCATCCGGACTGCACAGTTAATACCTTATCCTGTTTAACTGTTAACACCGTCGGCACCTGAATTTCACAGGTTCTGTCTTAGAGACTCGCGGGCTATCACCGCCGGTTATGGACTCTCACCACAACCCTGAAGATATCTTTTATTATTATACAATACATCACTGCCCTAATTCAAGCCTGTTGATAAGGACTTCAGGTAATTTATACCCCCGCATTTTATCCTGTACCTTCTTAACATCGTATTCTACACGGAAACACGAAATTTCGCTGCTTTCAGTGTTGAACACCATACAACACGTCCGCCAATCCTCATCCCTTGGCTGGCCAACAGAACCGACATTAACAAAATGCTTGTATACTTTATCCAGGTTAAACATAGTAGTCCCGCTTTTTTGTGAGAGTTCACCCTGGTACGCAGTATCGTTCTCCTTATTTCTATCATACCTATAATGAAACGGCACGTGTGAATGCCCAACAAAACATACAAGTTGTTTCTTTATATGGCTGATATTAAACTTCATACGGTCAGAAGCAAGCAAGTACTCATCAATCGGCGATGACGGGCTTCCATGCACCATCATTATCAAGTCATCACTCCACATTTCCGGCAAGCTTTTTAAATACTCCTTGTTTTCCGGTGTCAAAATTTCACTGGTCCACGTGATTGCATGTTTTGCCGCCGGGTTGAACCAGTTAGGATCCTTCATCCCCACCGCCGCACGGTCATGATTACCCGCAACAATTTTTACGTTAGGAAGGTTGCGGATCATGTCAATACACTCATTAGGCTGCGGGCCGTATCCTACAATATCTCCGCAAAAAATGAAATCCTTTATCCCTGCGTTCCGGAGAAACCGCACAACGGTTTCCAGAGCGTCAAGATTACTGTGTATATCAGAGAACAACCCTATCCTCATAATTTTATCCGTTCCTGCCATATTTCCCGGTAATAACGTCAACAACCACTTTCCAGATGAAAACAGGCAAATCTTTCATCCTGGAAATTCTCCAGGGTTCGCGGTACAGGCGGTAAAGCCATTCAAGCCCGCATCTTTGCATCCATATAGGCGCCCTAGGTATTTTCCCAGAGAAAACATCAAAACTTCCGCCTATACCTATCATAATATTAACATTCAATATTTCACGTAACCGGTACAACCACAACTCCTGTTTTGGCACACCAAAACCTGCCAATAAAAACTGCGGTGCACAAGAATTAATTTCTTCAACAACCTTGTTTTCATCTTCCGGTTTGAAATACCCGTCACGGAACCCCGCTATCTTTAACGCAGGATACTTTGCTTTAATATTCCCCGCTGCTGCGGTTATCACCTCAGCGGTAGCGCCTATTAAGTATACAGAATAACCCATTTTTTCGGAAATATCAAATATTTTGTCTAACAAGTCTATCCCGGTAATACGCTGTTTAATGGGATACCCGTAAAGTTTACCGGCAATCATAATACCTACTGAATCCGGCACACTGAGATTTGCCCCGTGAATAGCCTGTGCGAGTTGTTTATCCTTCAATGCAGAGTTTATCATCAACGCGTTGGCGGTAACCACAAAAACCTTTTCCTTAACTTCGATTACCTTCCGGAAATAGCCGAGTATATCGTTGACACCGGCAATATCAACCGGCGTGTTGAGGATACTAACCCGCGGGAACGTCATTGCCACAGAATCAACGCATTACTCTTTGGATGCAACAGCCGGATCTTTTTGTTCCTGCTGCTCTGCCTGAACGGGTTCTTGCGTAACCACCTGCTGTTGTTCCTCTATGACAGGTTCTTCAGTAACAGGTTCTGTAACCATCTGCTGCATTTTTTGTTTATTAGTTGACACAAATTTTACGCTGATAATCTTTGTCACCCCAACTTCTTCACTGGTAACCCCGTAATATATATCCGCAGCTTCCATAGTTTTTTTGTTATGGGTGATAATAATAAACTGTGACGTCTTTGCGTATTCGCGTAACAGGTTCATGAACCTCAGTGTATTTGATTCATCCAGTGCAGAATCAGCTTCATCCATAATACAGAACGGTGCAGGTTTTACCATAAACAACCCGAACATCAACGCTATTGCGGTTAGAGAACTTTCCCCGCCGGATAACGACACAACTTCCTTAACCTTCTTCCCGGGAGGGCACGCTTTGATTTCAATACCGGTCTCCAACAAATTTTCTTCGTTTGTCAGTACAAGATCCGCCTCTCCGCCTTCAAACAAAGTGCGGTAAATATTAACAAAATGCCCGCGTACCGAATCAAACGTTTCCTTAAACTTTTCCTTTGTCGTAGTATTAATCTTAAAAATAATTTCCTGGAGGTCAGACTTAGCTTTTACAAGATCCTGCCTCTGAGCCTCGAGAAAGGTATACCTTGAATTAAGATTCTCGTATTCCTCCGGAGCAGCAAGGTTTACGTTACCGAATGAATCCACGCGTTTCCTCAGTTTTTCAACAGTCCCTGTAATCTCGTCAAGATACAACGGCTGCCCGTCCTTCGGCATTATCGGCTGGAAATATGCGGTACAAGTTTCTGGCGTGAGATTATATTTTTCTGAAAGCTCATTAACTATATGCGTAACCTCTCCTTTGGTATAACTTGCGTTGACATCAACACTATGCAACTCTTTCTGCAAGCGTTCACGTTCATGGCGTAACCCGCGAAGTTTACTTTCATTCTCCTGCATTTTGTTATACATCTGATTAACAGTTTCACGTGCACTCGCAATAGATTCCTGGATTACCGCCATTTGTTTATCAACTTCAACAATCGCAACTTCATTCTCCGCAACAACTTTTTTTGATTCTTCGATGATCAACTGCTGGCCGTTAATCTCGGTGTTTGCCCGTTCAATACTTTGCCTAACCCTCTGATGTTCCTGCTGATGAAACTGCTGTTCATTACTCCACCTCTGCCGGCGCTCATTATTTGCTACAAGCGATGCGTTTATCTCACCGGTCTCCCTCAACAATGTCAATTCATCAGTTTTTAAGGAGTCAAGTTTTATCTTTAATTCCGAAACTATCTTTGTTAACGCCTGTTCTTCAACCTTTAACGTATCAATTTTTTCTGTATTGGTACCCAAAAGTTTAACTGCGTTCCTCTGTTTTTCTTCGCTCTGCAAAATTTCTTTTGAGAAAACATCAAGTTCTTTCCCCAGGTATTCAAGTTCACCTGAAATCGTAGCTTTCTCGCTGACTAACACCATGCGGTCACTGTTAATCTTATTTATCTCCACACGTGTCTGGTGCAGTAAATCGTTAAACACAGAAATATCAGTTTCCACAATCCCCTGCCGTATTTCAAGTACCGTAATTGCTGCTGTATGCTGTTCATTTAAAAGCTTAGCTTCCTCAATCTGTCTTGCGATACTTAACGCACCCGTATCCTTTGGCAGGGTACCGCCGTATAGTATCGGCCCGTTCTCTACTAAAGTCCCTGCAGCCTGCTCAACCTTAAAATGCGTACCCAGCAAATATTTTAATACCGGCAAATACTTGTTATCGCACTTAATATTTTTGGCAAGCGAATTATCGAAGATATTAGAAAAAATATTTATCTTCTCAAGCCTATCCAGTAATATAAACGCCGCCCATCCTTCAGTAGCGCTGTTTGAAAGATACTCCGCCGCAGCTTTTGCGGCCTCCTGGTTCTCTGCGATGAAGTAATACATTTTTTCACCAAGGACTGTCTCCAATAACTTTTCAGTTTCCTTCGGTGCTTTCATAAGATTCATCAATGGCCCGTCAATCCCGGGCTGAGGATTATCAACCAACACTTTCGCTCCGGCACGCTGGGTCAACTGTTCTTCCTGCCATTGCGTAAAAACATCCGCCTGTGCTGTTAATGACGTTATCTGATGACGGTACTGTTCGATATCAGCCTTAATTAATTCTAGCATCTGTTGTGAAGATGTAAGAATAACATCCCACTGGTTTAACCGTGAACCAAGTTTTTCGAGTTCAGAATCTATCAAACCGATCCTACTGTTTAACTCCGTAAGTTTTGCAGTATAATCATTTTTTCTGGCTGCCGCCTGCTGAAAATCTTTTTCAATATTATTTTTCTCGATATTAATAGCCTGGAGATCAGACTGGTAATGATAAATATCATTTCGCAGGCCAGTAATCTGCTGAACCGACGCTAATTGTAACTCCTCCTGTTTTCTAAGTTCCCCTGATGTTGTGTTAACCTGCCGGGTGGTCCAACCAAGTACTTCAGTCTGCTTTTGATGTTCTGCAGTCAAACGAGTATGATCTTCTTCCAATACAACCTTCTGTTTAGAATGATCTTCTATCTGTTTTATTATGTACCCGAGTTCATCCGAAGCTTCCTTAACGATTCTGTTTAACTCGTTAATCTTAACCTCACCCGATAATATCTTATCTGCAGCATTATTTTTTGATGCGGTAAGTTTTGTTTGTTCCATGGATAGCGATGTTAAACCCATCAAGCATTTACTCAGTGAATCATCTGCCGCTTGTTTATCAACCGACATTTTTTGCTGTTCAGCTTCAAACGTATTGATTTCAGTAACATACTGCTGAAGTTCCTGCCCGAATTTTATCTGCTGATCTTCCAACAACTGTTTTTTACCGTTATGCTCATTATATTTATTCGAGAAAAGCGCTACTTCCCAGTACTTAAGCGATTCTTTTGCTGTATTGTACAGTTTAGCTTTCCGTGCCTGGTTATCGAGCGACTGTATCTGTGTTTTCAGCATAGAAAGAATATCATCCAGCCTCAACAAATCAGCATCCACGTGTTCAAGTTTTCTCAACGTTTCCTCGCGTTTAACACGGTATTTAGCAATACCACCGGCTTCCTCAATCAACAACCTACGTTCTTCAGGTTTGGATTTAAGGATATAATCCACTTTTCCTTGTTCCATCAATGAATACGAATCCGTGCCAACACCGGTATCAAGCAGTAGGTCACGTATATCTTTTAACCTGCACTGCGTTTTGTTAAGCGTATACTCACTCTCCCCTGAACGGTACAACCTACGCGTGATTTTTATTTCCGTAAAATTAATAGGTACTTTATGTTCGTTATTATCAAAAGTAAGGCTTACCTCTGCGAAAGATACCGGATGCCGTGTATCCGAGCCGTGAAATATAAGAGCTTCCATATCCTTTCCGCGTAAAGCATTAGCGCTTTGTTCTCCCAGAACCCACCGGAACGCATCAACGATATTAGACTTCCCGCACCCGTTTGGCCCGGCAATCGCTGAAATCCCGGGTGTAAATTCCAACACTGTTTTATCGGGAAACGACTTAAAACCGCACAACTCTAATGACTTTAAATACATTCTATGGTATCTCCTAAAAATTTATACAATTTAAATTCCATATATTAACATATATTGGTATTTTTTACTAAAAAACACCTTCTATTGTCAAGTCAAAAGAAAAATATTCCGACAGTTAATTATTTACCCAAAAAAATACTGTGGTTAGACAATAACAGGTGGTAATAAATGGAAAAAACTTTACTTGATTTATTGTAGAAGTTATAAAGTAATTTCACTGGTATTAAGGTTTACGCTTTTAACTGTTTAATCAGCTGAGGTATAATTTCGTATAGGTCACCTTGTATAGCAAAAGTCGCAACCTTCATCATCGGCGCTTCAGGGTCTTTATTGATTGCAACGATAATCTTTGATGACCCCATCCCTACGAGATGCTGTATTGCCCCGGAAATACCGCAGGCAATATATATTTTAGGCCCTACAGTGCGCCCAGTTTGTCCCACCTGATGAGAATATGGTATCCACCCGGCATCCACACATGCGCGGGAAGACCCTACTGCCCCGCCGATTGCTTTCGCAAGTTCTTCTATGATCTTAAACCCTTCTGGATTACCTAACCCGCGCCCGCCAGAAACAATGATATCCGCTTCAGACAGGTTCATAGTTTGGCTGGTATCTTTAACAAACTTTACAAACTGCGTGCGGATTTTAATATTTTGTATATCATACTTTTTGTCTATTATTTCGCCTTTACGATTATTTTCATATTCTGCACGTTTGAAGACTTTATGACGTACAGTAGCCATCTGCGGCCGGTGTTTTGGAGTAAGAATAGTTGCCATAATATTACCGCCGTACGCCGGGCGTGTCTGTAATAAATTACGTGTTTCATCTACATCAAGACCTGTACAGTCCGCAGTAAGCCCGGTCTCTATTTTTGCAGCAACACGGCTCGCAAATGAACGCCCGATATTCGTTGCGCCCATTAATACGATTTCAGGTTTTTCTTCGCGTACGAGCTGCGCCATAACTTCAGCGTAAGGTTCATCCTGAAACTCCGCAAGCAACGGGTCATCAATAACATACACTTTATCCGCACCAAACCGTGTAAGCTCTTCTGCTAGAGGTTTAACTTTATCTCCGAGAATGACAACTGCGAGATGAGTATGAAGCTTATCAGCCAACTTCCTGCCTTCTCCCAGCAGTTCATAGACAACCGGCGCAATTTCGCAACGCCGCTGCTCACCGTAAACCCATACTCCGCGGTAAGAATCAAAACCATCCATCTTAGCAACCACATCGCGTTCTATAACAATCGCATTAAACCGTTTACACGATTCTATACACGCACTGCAGTAATTACATTTCGCTAAATCAATGGTAGCGAGTTTAGTTTTTTTATTAGGATCCCCGCGGTCTACCATCGTTATTGCCGCTTGCGGGCATTCCTTTGAACACTTAGTACATCCGCTGCACTTATCCGCAAGAACATAAATTTTAGCCAATTTCCTACTCCTTCAATTAAATCAACTTTTTTTACTAAGAAGCTTCTCAACAATTCTTAATAGTTCAGTGAAATCAAACGGTTTATTAACGTACATATCAGCCCCGATATTTTCCGCCAAACCTTTATCATCATCCCTCGCCAACGCGGTGAGCATAATGATCTTCGGCTTCTTAAACCCATCAATCAATGTCAATGCTTTCACCAGATGATACCCATCGATCTTCGGCATCATAATATCTACTATTACAAGATCAGGCTTAAACTCCGGCGCTTTCTTAATTGCATCAAATCCATCGCTTGCAGAAAGAACATCATAACCTTCCGATTTAAAACGCAACTCAATTAATTCCAACAACGTTTTATCGTCATCAACAACCAGTATCTTTTTAAGCAATGCCTTATTGCTGCTTGCTTGCTTATTGTTCTTCTCTAGCACACCTCTTTTTTTTTGCATAATTTATGTTAAACCGTTTATATCACCTGAAGTTCTTTAAGTTTCTGTACCAACAGTTTTGCCTGTTCTTCAGGCTCACCACAAATATTTTCGCCGCCTTTTCTCGGGGGCGGGCTAAACACTTTCTTTACCTGTGTTGGCGACCCTGCCATCCCAAGTTTTTTTATATCCGCCAAAATATCCGCTGCAGTCCATTTTGTAACAACCGCTTTTTTCGCTGCGATCTTACCTTTTAACGACGGTAACCGCGGAGTATTAATTTCTTTCACTACTGTTATCAGGCACGGCAGCGGTAAGTCAATAATATCCGACCCGTCTTCCATCATACGTTCAACAGTCAGTCCCGTGGCATCAGCTTTATCAATCTTACGCACGTAAGACACATGCGGGATATCAAGTTTCTCGGCAACACCCGGCCCTACCTGTGCGGTATCACCATCCACTGCCTGTTTTCCGCAGATAATCAAATCTACTTTCGGTAATTTTTTTATAGCCATTGCGAGAGTATACGATGTCGCCAAGGTATCAGCCCCGGCAAACGCGCGGTCAGTCAACAATACAGCATTATTCACCCCAAGTGCTATACTTTCCCGTAACGCTTGTTCCGCCTGGGGCGGCCCCATAGTAATTGTCGTGACTGTCCCGCCGGCGCGTTCACGTAACCTCAACCCTTCTTCAATAGCATACTCATCAAACGGGTTAATAATTGACTTTACACCTTCACGTACCAGCGTGTTGGTTTCAGGATTAATTTTTACATCCGTTGTTTCCGGCACTTGTTTTATCAGGACAACAATTTCCATTTACAATCCCTTCGCTGCAGCTTCCTTTATCAACGCTAACGCAATCTCGTTACGCTGAACCTGATTTGTTCCTTCGTATATCTGCGTAATCTTAGCGTCCCGCATCATTTTTTCTACGGGATACTCACGGCTGTACCCATACCCACCAAAAATCTGAACAGCATTAGTTGTCACTTTCATTGCGGTATCCGAACAGAACAGTTTCGACATTGCAGACTCTTTTGCGAACTTTTCAACTTTGCTCATATCCTTATCAATACCTTTACACGTAAAATATAGCAAACACCGCGCTGCTTCAACTTCAGTTGCCATATCAGCCAGCATATGCTGAATTGCCTGGAAATTAATGATCGGCTGCCCGAACTGTTCGCGTTTACGCGCATAGGCAATAGCTTCATCCAATGCACCGCCGGCGATCCCCAACGCCTGCGCTGCTACGCCAGGCCGTGAAGAAAACAATGTTTTCATCGCTACAATAAATCCCTGCCCTTCACGCCCAACCACATTTTCCTTTGGTACAACACAATCCTGGAAAATCAACTCGCGAGTCGGTGATGCGCGGATACCCATTTTCTTTTCCTTTTTCCCGAATGTAAACCCCGGCATACCTTTCTCAAGGACAAAACATGTCAGCCCGCGGATCCCTTTCGTAGGATTAGTTACCGCAAAAACTGTGTATACTTCCGCTTCACCCGCGTTTGTGATAAAACACTTAGTACCGTTCAGCACATACGCATTATTTTTCAATACCGCAGTAGTCTTCATAGCGCCAGCATCTGACCCTGCCATAGGTTCGGTTAACCCAAACGCAGCGAGTGATTTACCTTTAGCGATATTCGGCAGATACTTCTTCTTTTGTTCCGGGCTGCCATAGAGTACCAGCGGTAATGTCCCTAACGCCGTTCCTGCTACGCACAAAGCGATTCCACCGTCAACCTTAGCAATTTCTTCTACAGCAAGGATTAACGACAAAATCCCCGCACCCATACCTTCATATTCGGGTTCAATATACAACCCGCAGAGGTCAGCCTGTGCTATCTCTTTCAATATTTCCCATGGAAATTCTTCAGTCTCATCATAATGTTCGCGTATAGGTTTAATCTTTTCCTGCGCGATCCGCCTCGCGATATCCACGATCATCTGTTGTTCTTCTGTCAAGAAATAGTCCATTACAATCCTCCCATAGTTAACACTAATATTTTTCTTTAAAACTTACCCAAGGCTTCTCTTGCAGCGTTTTGTTCTGCATCCTTCTTATTTTTTCCCGCACCGATACCAAAAACTTTTTCTTCAATCTCCACTACCACAGTAAAAATCTTATCATGATCCGGCCCAGCTTCTTTTACCAGCTTATATACAGGTATTGTCTTGTACCTCTTCTGTGTCTCCTCCTGTAGTTTAGACTTATAATCCCGGGTAATAATCCTCTTCCTTGTTGATAGATAATCCGTGATAAACTTACTGGTATACCCAAAACCTTTATCTATATACATCGCACCGACAACGGCTTCCATTGCGTTTGACATCAACGACTCGCGTTCCCTCCCGCCGGTAAGTTCTTCGCTTGCGCTTAGGAACAAATACTTACCCAATTCATACTCTTTCGCCCATTCATAAAATGACTGCCGGGATACCAGTATTGACTTCAACTGCGACAATTTCCCTTCCTCGGATTCCGGATGATTTTGGTAAAGATAGGTTGCAACCACTAAAGAAAGCACGCTGTCTCCAAGAAACTCCAGCCGTTCATTCGAATATCCAACTTTTTTTTCTTCGGAGTACGACTTATGCGTCAACGCTTTCGCCAACAAAGCCTTATTTTTAAACCTAACCTTTAACCTTTTTTCCAGGTTATTCAGATCTTCATTCATTAAACTTTTTTATAATAAGCACAGCGTTATGCCCGCCAAACCCCAACGAGTTGGACAGCGCTGCATCAATATTATGCTGCCGTCCGGTGTTCGGAACGTAGTCAAGGTCTAAATCCGGAAGGTCCGGTGTTTCAAGGTTAATCGTTG
Encoded proteins:
- the rnc gene encoding ribonuclease III, encoding MNEDLNNLEKRLKVRFKNKALLAKALTHKSYSEEKKVGYSNERLEFLGDSVLSLVVATYLYQNHPESEEGKLSQLKSILVSRQSFYEWAKEYELGKYLFLSASEELTGGRERESLMSNAMEAVVGAMYIDKGFGYTSKFITDYLSTRKRIITRDYKSKLQEETQKRYKTIPVYKLVKEAGPDHDKIFTVVVEIEEKVFGIGAGKNKKDAEQNAAREALGKF